The Drosophila innubila isolate TH190305 chromosome 2L unlocalized genomic scaffold, UK_Dinn_1.0 4_B_2L, whole genome shotgun sequence genome segment tttaatatttctggTATCATTAATGAGCACTTGAAAACAGGGaggcaatttaattatttaacgaGTCATTTACTTGGTGTATTAATATCTACGACGAAGAAGTCGacataaagtaaaaataaaaaaaaaagatatacagCTTAGATTCCAGGAATAAACAACACTGGCTTTaaacacaaaactaaaatatctaTTAGCACATACATTACATTTCCGATAATCTGATAAACCAGGCAGTATCTAAATTACCGAGGTAatcatcaaaaattgaactACTGAACTAAATCCTTCAATtgaactacgatgaacaactCTACTGTGCTACAGCAGATATAACGACCAGTTGTTTGGCTAATTTTACTAATTACGTTTACTGTAGTTGTTTTGCCCGACTTTGCCTTTCCCACGTACGAAAACATAAATGTGTccggaaaatagaaaatatttgcggattattcaaataaacaaGTGTGCGAATTTTCGTGATTGTACtgtacttttaatttgaacaCCTCAATAGACACAAGCGAATAATTTACACCAAAAAAGAAACTGTTGCAGCGTCAGGGAATCAGGATCCACTCTAAGGCTTCATATCGGAGCAGTTGAATCGAATCTCATGTCTGCAATGATTCGCCAGGCACTTGGAATGATCGTGTAGCTTGTTGCGCATTATGATGCAGCCATTGCGACTGATCGAGTCCATGTACTCGGTAAAGTTGGGCACCTTACGGAATGTGCTCGACGCCGCCTTCCAATGCGAGTTGTTGCCCGAGTTGACGAACTGCGATGAGTCCGAGAAGGTCGTCTTGAACGGCTTATACGCCTGCTCGCATTCATCCGCTTGTACCTCATATCCTGTACTATTTTCACGCTCCATTTGCCGCATCACGTCCGAACGGAATTCGGAACATGGCGCTGTGTTTGTCATTAGTTTGTCCGATTTTAATTTGGATGCCTTATCCGTGGGCTTCATGCTCTCGTAGATGCCCTCCGGATATTCGTTGACATCGCAGTAGTCGATTTGATAGGTGGTAAACATCCGATTCGTTTCCAATCTGCGACCAAGCTCCTCCTTGGGCATCAATTTCAAACGCTCGTACAGATCCGGGTAAATGTTACGCAAGATTTTGAGAAAACGATTCGGTTGCATTTTGAAACAATCCGATTCCGGAGCGAATGCCATTTTCTCCACCTGATCCTGTGCCAGCTCTGTGGGTATAAGACGCGGATCCACCAAACGACCCATCGGTGCAATTCCAGTCCACTCAACGCCCGCACAATTTTTGGTGACATCCGTTGGCGGTTTTATAATATCCTCCTCAACACACTGGCACTCGATGACTTTTGGGCCACCAAATCCATCATGGCCCTTGAGATGGGTCATAAACTCGTAACGCTTCGTGTTTGGCGGAACATAATCGTGCATATACGTGGAAAGCATCATTTTGAGGTCCggctaaaaacaatttatatcttctattctttttttttttttttaaatttttatgtttattaaattctacATAAAATTTAGTCTGTGCTAAGATGAagtaaaattagttttaataaataggCCTTTTTTATTGGtccaaatataattttctcgAATTTTATGTCAAGGCttgctaaattttatttgtttgtttttttttttatgcaggAGGACATTTCACCAGAGATCAATATACGTTTTGGAAATGATGCTCTCACCCTGGACGCCTGGTCCATACATCATCAGTATTCGGCTCTGTGCACTGTAATGGGTCCTGGAATGACTTCACAACTGCAGGAGAACGAATTCATACGCGACATTTTCCAGCTGGGTCCACGTCCCACAAACACTGGCATCAATGGCAACGCCAAGAGCAAGCAATCCAAATTGGAGCGAGTAAGTAAAATgagatacatttataatacATCCTATAATATGTATCTAATATGTAATCATTTCAATCTACAGCATTTGGTGAATGCAGCCGCCTTCAAAGCACGCTCCATCACACGTGGCAAGAACCGTGACAAGCGTTCGGCAGTTGTCACATAAGCAACGCTCTGGATTTGCAGTTCAATCAATGCAGAACTCTTCCCAATTAGTTGAATTGTTTTCACCTTAGAACTTAGAGCATACCAAAAGCTGATTCAAATAGCTCTCAATTTTAATGCACATTTCGGCCAAAATTACAATTCGTGACTAGATTAAATAATTAgcaactataaaaaatatataccaaGAAATTCTTTAGCTTATAGTCTTAAGTCGATTTAAACATATTAGCTAGTAATGTGAtctacaaattgaatttttctctTTGGCATTAATTGCGTGCCAGATGAACTGTGtgaattttagtttatttcctTTAATTTATAAGGCCATTTTACgttgttgtttaattaaatatatacatatattatgcAAGTTCATTACTTTGCAAACTTGCTGTAGTAGTCATGATCTTAGTCATAGTTTGACTTAGCTTCTCTTATGCATATTATGTAagcataatataatatatacatatatacacacttgttttttttataggtgATGCgtgtaaaataaatgtataactttagatttaaaggacaactaaatttgaaagtgtgttttatttattgggAAGGGCTGTGATAATGGGGACTATGAAATTAACTGATTCCACCACTGAAGAAAGTGTGAAAATTCCTCGCATACTTTGTGTGCATGAGATATTCTGaaaaatccattttaaa includes the following:
- the LOC117779652 gene encoding uncharacterized protein LOC117779652, coding for MMLSTYMHDYVPPNTKRYEFMTHLKGHDGFGGPKVIECQCVEEDIIKPPTDVTKNCAGVEWTGIAPMGRLVDPRLIPTELAQDQVEKMAFAPESDCFKMQPNRFLKILRNIYPDLYERLKLMPKEELGRRLETNRMFTTYQIDYCDVNEYPEGIYESMKPTDKASKLKSDKLMTNTAPCSEFRSDVMRQMERENSTGYEVQADECEQAYKPFKTTFSDSSQFVNSGNNSHWKAASSTFRKVPNFTEYMDSISRNGCIIMRNKLHDHSKCLANHCRHEIRFNCSDMKP